gtgcagaaaggcattgtagaggctcacgtgttcttgctcacacgtgcgtcgtgggcggcgcctaatggatcggtcaaCTGTGGCACTAGGTAACACAATCCCTGAACAGCGCAATTTGGATTCGAACTTGCAGTCAGACAACTGAGTAACCCTATGAGTTTTTGTTCTCGCAGGAGCTTGCAATGCGTCTCCACGCTCATGAGGAGAAGAAACGACAGATTTTGAGTAAACGACAACAATCTATCGAGTATGAAGAGGATGATGAGAGGTTGGCGCGGCAACTCGCTAAGGAAGAGCAGATGAGATATAAGAGTACTCCTCAGTCACCTCATGGCATTcaagaagatgatgatagtaagtGTATTCATTACTCACTGACTACTCACACTCATTTCTCACTCACTAATCACTACTCATCTACTCAAACTGAGGAGTTAAACAAGAGCCTGGGCTTGATTGATTTCAGTCACCTCATGGCATTCAAGAAGATGATGAAAGTAAGTCTACTCATTACTCACTAACTACTCACACTCGTTCCAACTCACAACTCATCTACTCACTACTCATCTACTCAAACTGAGTAGTCTAACATGAGCCTGGGCTTGATTTCAGTCACCTCATGGCCTTcaggaagatgatgatagtaagtGTATTCATTACTCACTGACTACTCACACTTGTTTCTCACTAACACTCACTACTTACTTTATGAGTCGTCTAACAACAGAGGCTTGGCTCAATTTTAGCCACCTCCAGcaattgaagatgatgatgacagAAGTGTACTCACTTTCTTCTGCTTCAATTAATAACCAAAGTTGAACCTTTTGCCCCTGACTTTTTAACTAAAAAATAAGCTTTCTTAACTATTTAACTATCAAAGCCCGAACAACCCAAACCCTTCAAAAGTCCAGCTCCATGTTTTGTTTCGTTCTTGTCAACCTGAGGACTTCACCGGTAAAGTGTCATTGTGGGCCAAGGctaaatttcaaagagctgctaaagaaaaggagaaaaaaacattcataacactattatgctcaccagaataaggttaccagccaaagtacagTATCATGTTGTGtttctgtgactggtatcctgcttattttttgcttagcagaaagttgcTAAGCATGGTACtctggttaagcagctctatgaaataaggcccaggttttaaaaaacaataatgtttgCTAATCTAAACCTGTTTCCATACTGGAGTTTTATAAAATATTGCTTGTGCATTTAGAATCTTATGCTACAATAACTTGAAACTAAATATACTTCTATTTTTGATTCTAACTCACTAACCACCATGCTCTGTTTCCCCATTGCTGCCGTGGAACTCTCTCTCTCCTTGCTGTGTTTAACGCTTCGCTAACGATAACAGAGTATCGCCATAGAAACAGACATAAACAAGATTCACATCATAGAGACCAGCACAGACAAAAAGGTACGATCAGTAAAACAGTTTgggcccccccccctcccagtGTTTCTTCAATGTGAGACATGTGGCCACTTAAGTATAATTTTTTGTTAGAGGGGCTGGCTAGTAATCAAAATCTGGTTTTCTTCAGATTTTAGCACTGTACCTTGGAAATTGGAATTTGTGGCCACTTAAGAAGAAACACTTTTTACAGGGGCTgacaagaagtcaacaactttGTTtccatattgttttatttttattttatcactATACCTTTAAATGAAGTAGTAGCCACTTTAgaagaaatatttgtttcagGAACTAGGAAcaaaatttttgtttcatcttaGACATTAGTATTGTACCTTGAATGGAATGCATGGCCACTCAAGAAGAAACGATTGTTACTGGAGCTGCTTTTGTCTTTTCTTCAGATTATATGGTTCCAGACGTCAAGGGGTTAAAGGTTACAGACAGCCAGGAGGCGCCTTCTCGAGGAGGGAAACACCAACCAAAACAAGCGTCACGCTCGTCGGCTCACAGCCAGCAAGGGTTCTCAAATATTGCTCACGACGACAGTGACGAGGAGACGGATATCATCGCCAAGATCCAAGATGATGAGGTTTGAAAACACTTTGAAACTCATACACTTTTATAATTAGTCTTCTGAACTCTGTGATTTGGATAACAACTATAGAGGGCACTGTTCATTGAGATGGCCACAGTTCATAGAGGTAGAGCCCGGAGTACGCTGAGCTCGGCCACCCTCTGTGTCATCAGTGGACGCGGCgtatggcaaaattatcaaaattatCATTCAGGCCATAGCTGAGGCTTTTGAATAATTTGATTCCAAATATTTGTAGGGCAAGATTCCTATGCAATTTTTCTTTGAGAGTTTTCCCAAAGTGTTAACTAGATCTCTTTTTAGTTTGATTTACTTATTTGGAGCATTGTTGTTTATAAACTTAATGAGTTTCTGTTATTGCCTAACACTGCTTCTCAGCGAACTGTTCAACCTAGATtgaataaacaacaacaaaaggtaTAATTGGGGTTCAGGTTGACTCAGTGGTCTCTTCCTTGCCTTTCGCCCCAGTGGACCCTGGTTGTCCCTTCTTAAAACTATTGTATTGCTTGTTTGTGTAGATCTGTGgatttgcaattttttaaatgtgtttttttcatgtttgctggcaaataaaattaaTCAAACGAAACGGTTTGAATTCCACCTCTGACCAgaaccttgcatgtggattgggttttcagtgcTTTGGTTTTTCAAATGCTTtcgggttttcctcccacatctgaaaAATACCTAGTGTTAGCAACAGCCAGTAGTTTTGTGTGAATATTCCTACCTCTATTCCCGTCCCTATTTTCTATTTtaggtaataaaaaaaaaatcagcgtAGCTTAAAATGTTGCTGGAGTTGCTATGGTGTTGGGTGATACACTACATTGATTCTTCTCCAAATATCTACACCCGTCCAtgatttctttttcttaaaatattGGCTTAAGCAATCTCTTGAAAATGTCTTTTTCTTGGTCAAGTCATTTCTTgctacttttgtttttataatggtATTTTGTCCTATTAAAAAAACTTCCCATGATTATGAATGCAGAGGAAAAATTTAGGCCCTCactcgtagagctgcttaaacagcaaATATTGCtgaatatttctttgttcagcaCAAacaagcagaataccagtcacaggtgAAACATGTGGAATAGTATTTTGCCCGGTTCCCTCCTTCTGGTAATCAAAAATTGGTTGACGTTTATATtcaactgaaatttcttcaaacTTATATTTGTGTTTGTGAATATTTGGTAGGAGCTCGCTCGAAGGTTGCAGAGAGAAGAAGTTCAAAAATCAAGAGCTCCTCCTCAGCTCAGCGAGAAACAACGGCAGCAACTTATTCATGACCAGGTCAGTCAACATCGAAAAATTAtcccaaacaaacaaagatttaAGTGTGTCATGGGCCATTATTGGTAACTAATGCCGTATTCGCATTtgttgattgcttagtcgagccACAACTTTCGTTGTTTAACTACTCATTTAATCTTGGAGACAAGTCTACTACAAAGATAGTCGCaacttcctgcttggtgaacctaTCATGCTATTCACGACTATTTTcaaaaacataatttacttacgaaacacaatcagacatcagtggcacaatccttcaatccctTCAGCACATTGCATCCTGGTAATTAAAAATGAGTGGCGACTAGTGTGGACGTCGCAACTATTTAAGGCGCGACTAgttgagtagtaaatttcactagtcgacCAGGCTTAATCGATGGTGGCTTACAGCTATGGTTGTGTGATGCTAAAAGAGAAAAGGCTGTCGATCTAGTTTCCTCAAAAAGAAAACTGTAAGTCCCTGTGCCTAAGATGTTAAACAAATGTTCTATTTTTCTTTGTATGTCTTTGTTCCGATGATAGAAAATTGCAATCAAGATGCAACATGAGGAGGTCATGttttcaaagaagaaaaattacGACAATTACATGGGGAAGGTTCGCGATGAAATCGCCGACCCAGAGGTAAGATTTTCTGCTTTGTTTGTTGTGCAGGCATGGAAAAGTCTGGCGTGTCGTGACCAAACGGGCTACGTCACTGGACCCAatctctggtgttgtcagcagcagagtgtgtgtttgtATCCCGGTCAtcacacttgtgcccttgagcaaggcacttgaccaCAATTGCGTCCTTAAAAGTTGGGAAAGTGGTgaattctgctctaccagccgagctcctagtggatgatacccatgcccttcatccttacggactgtgaagggggtaacttgtttcagccccaggagtaggtggcaatggtgACAGATGATGTGGGTccacagcccaaatcagttcagTGTAGCCCTCAGGTTGAAGTGGCCGTCCATGGCCTTGTCATGTTACACGATATCTCATAaagcaaattgttttaaatctcCGCCAATTGCGAATGGCCATTAAGTGGCAAATACAATGTGTTTACTATTGTAGTACGCATACATTTTTGTAGTACGCATTAAATGTATCTATTGTACTTCCGCATTGTAAAATTTTACCCATTTATCTGTGAGCGATCATTATTGTGTGGCATCTGTATTGCTGAGTATCTGTTGTGCCCCTTCTCTGTTTTTCAGCCCATGGTCCTCCTCAGTCGTCAGAACCAGGTAGCTGTACCCGTGGATGCCAAGTTCTCTGATAATGTACAGTTAACGGACTACACAGCAGGGGTAAGTACCGACAGTGATGACCTAGggccattcattcattcatccatAGGGCTTGTAAAGCCACAGAGGCAATAAcctccattgccctggtcttgtccttggtgccctttcaaaagtctcccacaTATATTATGCCGAGAATGATAGTCGAAGTCGAGAAAATACGCAGAGACACCTTTGATCGTCGTTGCTTATTACTGTTGCCAGTCGAAGTGCCTTCTGTAAattgaaatggccttgccccctcaaagatgaaattccagccATGCTATCATTGTTCAAGCTACGTGTGTACCCTAACTaaaagaccccttgcatattTGGTCACACTGTCAAAAAGCGCCCACACTAAGACCCAAAAGAGTCATTAGTGAGGCCACACTATTGGGCGATAGCTGTTCGGTGTGCATAAAAACCGTGGATGAGACAGGGAGGCCTACCCAGCGCAGCTATAGATGGTCTGCCTACAGGTACACTATTGGGCGATAGCTGTTCTGTGTGCATAGAAACGGTGGGCGTGACCTCAGCGTCTGTGTAACATTTAGCATTGCCTAAGGGGTCTATGggaatagttttt
This region of Asterias rubens chromosome 18, eAstRub1.3, whole genome shotgun sequence genomic DNA includes:
- the LOC117302770 gene encoding trichohyalin-like isoform X3, encoding MAAKVGIAENGVATADVKGNVTEIKKEWSVIEDGALAHRLQEEENVNHYSGNISRRRTVRSDIKTAKSAADEEAISAFKEEHEIVEKNRKIEEADREAAKQLYLKMMADEKKKTQKQKSFEETDAELAMRLHAHEEKKRQILSKRQQSIEYEEDDERLARQLAKEEQMRYKSTPQSPHGIQEDDDKYRHRNRHKQDSHHRDQHRQKDYMVPDVKGLKVTDSQEAPSRGGKHQPKQASRSSAHSQQGFSNIAHDDSDEETDIIAKIQDDEELARRLQREEVQKSRAPPQLSEKQRQQLIHDQKIAIKMQHEEVMFSKKKNYDNYMGKVRDEIADPEPMVLLSRQNQVAVPVDAKFSDNVQLTDYTAGEGAQHRRTSASGQPGNIAASLDPTFRGDAGNVVLLKKTSLTEEPIMNADGSFAPVQGTRRKDSKDNSKKRSSFFSKLKKK
- the LOC117302770 gene encoding trichohyalin-like isoform X1, which translates into the protein MAAKVGIAENGVATADVKGNVTEIKKEWSVIEDGALAHRLQEEENVNHYSGNISRRRTVRSDIKTAKSAADEEAISAFKEEHEIVEKNRKIELEDEEAAKKLLQEMMEEEKRKLRELRQKENEEADREAAKQLYLKMMADEKKKTQKQKSFEETDAELAMRLHAHEEKKRQILSKRQQSIEYEEDDERLARQLAKEEQMRYKSTPQSPHGIQEDDDKYRHRNRHKQDSHHRDQHRQKDYMVPDVKGLKVTDSQEAPSRGGKHQPKQASRSSAHSQQGFSNIAHDDSDEETDIIAKIQDDEELARRLQREEVQKSRAPPQLSEKQRQQLIHDQKIAIKMQHEEVMFSKKKNYDNYMGKVRDEIADPEPMVLLSRQNQVAVPVDAKFSDNVQLTDYTAGEGAQHRRTSASGQPGNIAASLDPTFRGDAGNVVLLKKTSLTEEPIMNADGSFAPVQGTRRKDSKDNSKKRSSFFSKLKKK